DNA sequence from the Nitrospinota bacterium genome:
TTCGTCCACGCGCTTTGTCACGAACGGAATATCCTTGAAAATCTGCCCCCCGGGAAATCCACCTGCGAGCAACAACCGGTCGTTCACATTCACGGGCTTGGATGAAATAAGCTGGCATCCGTTCTGGCTTAAATCTATGACGATTCCCGGGAAATCAACCTGACTCTCCTTGATCACCGCTGTGATTGTAACAGGCAGGGACACTTTGAACCGCTCTTCTTCCCGGACGGAGGTGTCCACGATCTCATCGGGATACTCGATCAACAAAAGGTTAAGTTCTGGAAGGGTGGCGAACATGGCCGCCATGAATCCATAGTATTTACCC
Encoded proteins:
- a CDS encoding PilZ domain-containing protein yields the protein MVIKKISAIAVGVEMHMERAPLSADTHIRGWKDGVYILVDAPDGRWKVKDPTPIVCRLFEEGKYYGFMAAMFATLPELNLLLIEYPDEIVDTSVREEERFKVSLPVTITAVIKESQVDFPGIVIDLSQNGCQLISSKPVNVNDRLLLAGGFPGGQIFKDIPFVTKRVDELKGKWQLGGALDINEGAGKEAFERFLSQLRVYLKG